In Drosophila innubila isolate TH190305 chromosome 2R unlocalized genomic scaffold, UK_Dinn_1.0 1_C_2R, whole genome shotgun sequence, the following are encoded in one genomic region:
- the LOC117783017 gene encoding tubulin-folding cofactor B — MSEIIKLDNSDSCFITANVTNSHNDAVAFEMKFAKDITISQLKSKLEIITGGSASTMKVELYKGDSYVTSLSNNDAKLGFYINCDGLRIHVVDSFVSFGFDNEKVEKFELSKDQYEQKTNSVRNFLKQNKIGKYNEEEMKQMEEKRREQAEEMQKRADLCILNSRCQVTVPGNPTRRGTIKYNGELEGKNGIFIGVQYDEPLGKNNGSVNGKVYFVCPPNYGGFVSPLSVEVGDFPPEDFDDEL; from the exons ATGTCGGAAATAATAAAGTTGGATAATTCGGATAGCTGCTTTATTACAGCTAATGTAACTAACTCACATAATGATGCTGTTGCATTTGAAATGAAGTTTGCCAAAGATATTACCATTTCTCAATTAAAG AGTAAATTGGAAATAATAACGGGAGGAAGTGCTAGCACTATGAAAGTGGAGTTGTACAAAGGCGATAGCTATGTGACGTCATTGAGCAACAACGATGCCAAGCTCGGATTCTATATAAATTGCGATGGCTTACGCATCCATGTCGTTGATTCATTTGTTAGCTTTGGCTTCGACAACGAAAAGGTTGAAAAATTCGAGCTTTCAAAGGATCAATACGAGCAAAAAACGAATTCTGTTCGCAATTTCTTAAAGCAGAACAAGATTGGAAAGTATAATGAGGAGGAAATGAAGCAAATGGAAGAGAAGCGACGAGAACAGGCTGAAGAAATGCAAAAACGGGCTGATCTTTGCATTCTTAACAGCAGATGTCAAGTAACTGTGCCAGGGAATCCAACTCGACGTGGCACAATAAAGTACAATGGAGAGCTAGAGGGTAAAAATGGCATATTTATTGGCGTACAGTATGACGAGCCCTTGGGCAAGAATAACGGAAG TGTTAACGGCAAAGTGTACTTTGTCTGCCCTCCAAATTATGGAGGTTTCGTCTCGCCTTTGTCCGTCGAAGTGGGCGACTTTCCTCCCGAGGACTTTGATGATGAGCTTTAA
- the LOC117783456 gene encoding exostosin-2, with protein sequence MHLANSLIQNVRQSKVRMSKCKGLSMLHPKEQILNCLTYTLLAIVAFCAILLLSDISSQRERFFYSKRESVALDLSLSHTQEVLLRSDPEYRGRNVNCTFWDCLNIYKCEHDTLKVYIYPLQEFLDEKSDKVASTLSSEYFQILEAVLNSRYYTSNPNEACLFLPSLDLLNQDGFDKHLAGPALASLNFWDSGENHLIFNMLPGSAPTYNTILDVNIDNAIVLGGGFDSWTYRPGFDVSIPVWSPLLQQANTVAAGVHAAVHRKYLLVVAQLNLLPQHARNFRELFRNANNAERMLLLGPCDNNDLTARCNQMHHQKRWEYPRVLGRGKFCFVGRSLRIGQPDLLEIMSQNCIPVLAIDNYVLPFEDVIDWSQALVRVRESEMHSVIRKLESISNVKIVEMQKQVQFLYSNYFKDLKSITITALEILESRIFPLRARSSRKWNAISKNSRSTFNPLFLTSLAPKSQGFTAVILTYDRVESLFLLIQKLSVVPSLQSILVIWNNQRKAPPHLSTFPTISKPLKIIQTRENKLSNRFYPYPEIETEAILTIDDDIIMLTSDELDFGYEVWREFPDHIVGFPSRIHVWDNATMRWHYESEWTNQISMVLTGAAFHHKYWSHMYTYAMPGDIKHWVDDHMNCEDIAMNFLVANITNNPPIKVTPRKKFKCPECTNTEMLSADLNHMRERSACIDRFSKIYGRMPLRTVEFRADPVLFRDNFPDKLKRYNDIGSL encoded by the exons ATGCATTTAGCCAACAGTTTAATACAAAATGTGAGACAAAGTAAAGTCAGGATGAGCAAGTGCAAAGGCTTAAGTATGTTGCATCCAAAggaacaaattttaaactgtcTGACATACACGCTTCTGGCAATAGTCGCGTTCTGTGCAATATTGTTGCTAAGCGACATCTCGAGTCAACGAGAAAGATTCTTCTACTCGAAGCGAGAATCAGTGGCACTGGATTTATCCTTATCGCATACCCAGGAGGTATTGTTGCGCTCAGATCCCGAGTATCGCGGTCGCAACGTCAACTGCACGTTTTGGGATTGcctaaacatttataaatgcgAGCATGACACACTCAAGGTGTATATTTATCCCTTGCAAGAGTTTCTGGACGAGAAGAGCGACAAAGTGGCCAGCACATTGTCCAGTGAGTACTTTCAAATATTGGAGGCAGTGCTCAACAGTCGCTACTACACCTCGAATCCAAATGAGGCCTGTCTCTTCTTGCCAAGCTTGGATCTGTTGAATCAGGATGGGTTTGACAAACATTTGGCTGGACCAGCTCTGGCTTCGCTTAACTTCTGGGACAGCGGCGAGAATCATCTGATCTTCAACATGCTGCCAGGCAGTGCACCCACATACAACACTATACTGGATGTCAACATTGATAATGCCATTGTTTTGGGCGGTGGATTCGACAGCTGGACATATCGACCGGGTTTCGATGTATCCATACCAGTGTGGAGTCCATTACTGCAGCAAGCAAATACAGTTGCAGCCGGTGTTCATGCCGCAGTTCATCGCAAGTACTTATTAGTTGTCGCCCAATTAAATCTTCTGCCACAACACGCTCGTAATTTCCGGGAACTCTTTCGGAATGCCAACAACGCCGAGCGGATGCTTCTGCTTGGACCCTGTGACAACAATGATCTAACCGCTCGTTGCAACCAAATGCATCATCAGAAGCGTTGGGAGTACCCACGTGTACTTGGTCGAGGCAAGTTCTGCTTTGTTGGCCGCAGTCTGCGAATCGGACAACCCGATCTTTTGGAGATTATGTCCCAAAACTGTATTCCCGTGTTGGCCATTGACAACTATGTGCTGCCCTTTGAAGATGTTATTGATTGGTCCCAGGCTCTAGTGCGTGTTCGCGAGTCGGAGATGCATTCGGTGATTCGCAAGCTGGAGTCCATTTCCAATGTCAAGATCGTCGAGATGCAGAAGCAAGTGCAATTCCTCTACAGCAATTATTTCAAGGACCTGAAGAGCATAACGATTACGGCTCTTGAGATACTCGAAAGTCGCATATTTCCCCTACGGGCTCGCAGCAGTAGAAAATGGAATGCCATTAGCAAGAATAGCAGATCCACATTTAATCCATTGTTTCTTACTTCTCTGGCACCAAAATCCCAAGGATTTACTGCTGTTATATTGACATACGATCGCGTGGAAAGTCTTTTCCTTTTGATACAGAAACTGTCCGTTGTGCCGTCGCTTCAAAGTATTTTGGTTATTTGGAATAATCAGAGGAAAGCACCACCACATT tatCTACATTCCCGACCATATCCAAGCCACTGAAGATAATACAAACAAGGGAAAATAAGCTATCCAATAGATTTTATCCCTATCCGGAAATCGAAACTGAAGCAATATTAACTATAGACGATGACATCATAATGTTAACCAGCGATGAGCTCGACTTTGG ttacgAAGTGTGGCGAGAGTTTCCGGATCATATTGTTGGGTTTCCCAGTCGCATTCATGTCTGGGATAATGCAACCATGCGCTGGCATTACGAATCCGAATGGACAAATCAAATCTCGATGGTTCTTACTGGCGCTGCATTTCATCACAAGTACTGGAgtcatatgtatacatatgcaaTGCCAGGCGACATCAAACACTGGGTCGATGATCACATGAACTGTGAGGATATTGCCATGAATTTTCTGGTTGCGAACATCACAAACAATCCGCCAATCAAGGTGACGCCACGGAAAAAGTTCAAGTGCCCGGAGTGCACAAATACCGAAATGTTATCGGCGGACTTGAATCATATGCGGGAACGTTCCGCTTGTATTGATCGATTCTCAAAGATCTACGGAAGAATGCCTCTACGCACAGTTGAGTTCAGAGCGGATCCAGTTCTGTTTAGAGATAATTTCCCAGATAAATTAAAGCGTTACAATGATATTGGCAGCTTGTAA